The genomic segment GTGCCCAGACATCACACGGGAGTGCCAGACCCCAGAAAGCAGTTCAGATGCTCTAGTGTCACTCTGTctaactgtctgtctgtctctctgaaagCAGCCCGGGGGCAATGAAGCTGTACGTGTGTGTGACCTCAGCTCCACAGAATTGAAAGTTAAAAAGTGGTGATTTTGCTTGTGGCCTGTCTACCGCTGCTGTATAGCAGGTGACATCTGCTCACTGATGCAGCAGGTGTCCCAAGAGTGGCCCTTCTCcccaggaggatgggagatgagGAGAGGCCCCCTCCGAAAGCCCCTCACCTGTCCTTGTACTTGGATAACTTCTCCTCCTCCCAGGCCGTGTTCCCACCTCCAAAGTTGTCCCGGATGGTCCTCTCCAGGCCCTGGAAGCGAGGGTGACACCGGGTAGCCGCTGAGTATACTCACTCCACGCCTggcgccccctccccgccccgcccggggaaactgaggcacaagcTGGCTCAGCACCAGTGAGCAACCAAGCTGGGACCCGAGTGCGTGCAGACTCGCACCCCCGCCACACAACCAGGTCCCGTCCCCCGGAGCACCCACCTTGTTGAAGCTGTCCACCAGTCCTCGGCACGTGTGACacgggtggggctgggtggggggcgAGGACTGGGGCAGCGGGGAGGGCTGCAGCCACACGGGGCCCGGGAGGCCGAGGAGGAGGCTCAGGCCCCAGAGCAGAGGCCACCAGGCCATTGTGTCCCGGGCCGGggacctgcaggtggagggcatgggggtggggggctttgggGGAGGccggaaagaaagggaggggacgGGGACAAGGACGGGGGCAGGAGAAAGTGAAGGAAAGCTCGCACCCGGGTCATTCGGAGGAGAGGGGAAACCTGGGCGCGGGGCAGGGCGGTGGGGGGCCAGGCGCCAGATGGGCAGTTTCCGGGGCCGTCCTCGGTCCGCTGGGGTGCAGGCAGGCCTGGCTCCGGAGCCCGGGAGGGAGTGAGTCCCGGTTCCCGGCTCCTGGGGGGCTGTCGGGACCCGGGGCGCGGAATCGAGGGTGGGGGGCCAGAACCCGACGAGCAGGGGGAGGAGGCCGGTAGGCGGTCCGGCGGGGCGGAGTCCGGAGCCCTGGACTGCTGGGGAGGACCCGGGGGCGGACGCGAGGAGACGGGCAATGGGGGGCCGCCGCGGGGCAGCCAGGGGGACCCACCCAGCCCGCGGGCGCCGCCGGCTCGGTCGCCCCAACGCCACCTGCGCCTGCGCAGCCCGGATGCACAGCCTCCGCCAGCGGCGCCGCAGTCCGGGGGGCAGGGCGCACCACAGCCAATGGCGGCGGGCCGTGTGCAGTGACGTCACGCGGCGGCGGCCAACCCGAGGCGGCGCCGGGCGGCTGCACCTGCGCCGCCAATTAAAAGGTGGCGGAGACTCGAGACGCGCATAGACGGCAGCGCGGACGCGGCGCGAGGCTGCAAAGGTTCTTTATTCAGGGTCCGCGGGCGCGGCCGGGCTCGGGTCTGGCGGGGGCCGGGAGCAGCGCTCCAGGGCGGGCCGCAGAGCACGAGCCACCTGCCGGGCGCTCTCCCGGAGCCGCGCGGGGCCGGGAGCGTCGCGGCCCTGCAAGGCGCCCAGGAACTCGGGCAGCTGCGCGGGCAGCGAGAAGAGCGGCGCGGCGTGGAGCGGGGCGGGCACGGCGGCGGGGGGCAGCAGGCCGTCGAAGCAGGCGCTCACGTAGCGGCCGGCCGCGCGGCCCTGCAGGAAGTCGGGCAGCACGCAGCTGAGCGAGGCGGCGAAGGCGTCGTGCGTCCCGGGCGGGCCGTGCGCCCCGGGCGCGCCGTCCTGCAGCCACTCCCGGCAcagcgcggcggcggcgggcgagAAGAGCAGCACCACCACGCCGCCCTCCTGCATTGCCAGGCGCCGCTGCGCGTGCACCCAGGCGGCGGGGCCCAGCGCGCCCAGCTCCCGGCCGCTCCACAGGTCCACGGCCACGCGCAGCGGCAGGCGACCCAGCGCCGAGGCCAGCGCGCCCACCAGGCGCTCGAAGGCCGCGTCGTCCGCCGCGTGGAGGAGCAGGGCCCGGCGGCCCCGGGCGGCCGCTGCGAGAGAACAGAGGGCGGGAGGCGTGAGCGGGGACCCGGGGCCGCAGCCCCCCGCCTGGGCCGGCTCACTCACCCCCCGCGCGGATGTCCTCCTGCAGGAGCCTCAGCCACCCTGTCGGGAGAGGGGCGCCGGCCGCTGAGCTGAGCCCCCGCTTGCCAGGAACCCGCACcgccctggcctggcctggcctggcctgcccGGGGATGCAGTGACCTGCGTCGAACCCGCACTGCCCAGGCCAGCCCTGGACTGCCCAGAGATGCAGCGGCCTGCCTCGACCCCGTGCCGCCCTACTCAGCTTTGTCCTGTCCTGAACTGTCCTGCCCAGCGATGCAGAGGCCTACCTCGGACCTGTGCTGCCCTGCCACCCTGCTCTGCCTGGACTGCCCTACTCAGGGATGCAGCGGCCTGCCTTGAACCCGTGCCCCCCTGGCCTGGTCTGCACTAGCAACCTTGCCCCCTGCCTGGAGATGCAGTGACCTGCTTGGGACTGatgctgccctgccctgccctgcccttcccgGGGATGCAGTGGCCTGCCTTGGACCGCTGCGAGCCCCCTGCCTTTTCCTGCCTCGGATCGCCCCCTACCCTGCCCAGGAATGCGGGGTGAGCTCACCTTTCACTCGGCCTttctggaggaggagaagaaggaagagcacCGCGGCCAGGAGCAGGCCGGCCAGCCACAGCAGGACCCAGCGCTGGTGCATGTCTGCAAGGTGGGGGAAGGGGCTGGTGAAGAGTGACCACACCTCACATAAATCACTCAGCACAGTGCTGGGCCCAGGATGTGCTCACCTGTAACTTCCCTTCTGCTGCCTGGGCTTTTGGGGTCCCTGAGCCCACCCTTTTGATTGCCTTCAACAGCTTCCAAATTGCAGACTGACTCCTTTTCCCCTTTCCAATCCATTTACACTAAGCAGCCTCAGAGATCTCTCTAGAATACTAATTTGATTCCAGCAGTCCCCTCCTTATCTATGGGGCGGCATGCTCCAGGGCCCCCAGTGGATGTCTGAAAGCACCACACAAGTGTGGAAGCCCCAACATactattaaaaatgtttatttccatGAAACAGAAccggagcagcactctggcatgttcaatgctggggatccaactcaggacctggtGTTTGCAAGCCCCTCTCTGTGCTGCTGGGACACCTCCAGGGCActgctctctgtcttattctcCACATGCACCCATGTCTGTCATAAAGATTAATCTGCATTTAGGTCCAGGGAGATACAGAACAGTTAAGCAGTGCACTCTGATAAACACCGTCAAAGTAATCTCTCAAAGTGGCTAACTGCACACGACACGTTCAGACCAGGGTAGAGAGTGCAGAGAAGGGCAGACCCCTGCAGATCTCTTGGGGGGAGTgtaatcttcccccccccctcgtgCTGCCAGGAGCAAAACCAGAACCTCCTTTGTCAACTATCCACAGATGAGCTGTCGGGCCCATGGTTTTCATTCTTCTTGGGATGCGTGTCGGGGACATTGGCCTGAGCAACGTCATATAATCATCTTAACAGGAAGCCTGTACAGTCCTGGTAGTCAAGGTCCTGGGAGTATCATATGGTTACTTCCATGAGGATCTGTATGGTTCTGATGGACAAGGTCCaacagcaggtggggagagagtAAAGCACTGCTCCGCCATCCATGAAACTTGTACTGGTGCTGCCCGTGGTGCACCCATGTAGGGTAAAGACTAGAACCCAGGAccggtgagctatctccctactCCTTCAGTTGTCCATCTCCTTGACTCCTATTCTCCTATCCCTGCATCCTCACTTCCTGGAGGCCTGcttccccagcaccccagcctCACTGGCCACCTCACTTCCTCAGATAAGGACCTTGCTGTCTTCACCAAAAATGCCTCGCTAGCCCCTCCTCCTGGCCCAGCCTTCAGGCTCCAACCCCAGCCTCTCCCTGCTGCGGACCGCCTCTCTGACCCACTCACACTGCATGCAGCAGGGCTATTCGGTTAATGTCCTCCTGCCCTTCGAAGACTGTGCCAGCTAGTGACTCTGCTGGCGCTGGAGCCCCTGCATGTCCTTGGCACGGTTTTTGAATTTATGACAGAATGACTCTCGGGCCGAGAAGGTGGCTCAGTGTAGAGCATAGCCTTAGAgaagtgaggccctgggtttgatctccagcaccacacaagaacaaaaaagagaaataggacacactatacacacacacacacacaaaaaaaaaatggtgcctTTTCCTTGAATTaaacgaagaaaaaaaaaaaggccggcaAATTAACTCACTGGGACAGTCAGTAAGCTGCTACACCACATGCCTGACTGAGATTCAAGTCATTGTAGGAAGCTTGGGCGCTGTGGTGTCTTGCTCTctgccacctctctctctctctctctgtctctctctcactaagtTCACCACATcaacttttatatttattatttattttgcctccatggttatcactggggcttagtgcctgcactacaaatccactgcttctggtggccttttttttttttttttcattttatttgatagaacagacagaaattgagagaagagggagagacagggagagagacaggtacctgaagacttgcttcaccacttgtgaagtgatgaccctgcagatggggagtcaggggctcgaaacccggatccttgtgcattatactatgtgtgcttaaccaggtgcatcaccacctggccacctcaCCTTTTATGTTTATATCAAAACATTTATgagtgggccaggaggtggcgcattggtaaagctttggactctcaagcatgaggtcccgagttcgatccccagcacatgtgccagagtgatgtctggttctttctctctcctcctatcttcctcattaataaataaataaaatcttaaaaaaaaacatttatgagacagaggcagagagcttACACACCAGATCATTAGTCTGGAATATGCATTGCCAtggaactcgagacctcatgcttgagagtccaatgccttatctactgtgttacctcctgggctgctgtctttatcttaaaaaaaaaaaaaaaacaaagcaagggagtcgggcggtagcgcagtgggttaaacgcacgtggtgcaaagcgcaaggaccggcataaggatcccggttcgagcccccggctccccacctgcaggggagtcgcttcacaggcggtgaagcaggtctgcaggtgtctctctttctctccccctctctgtcttcccctcctctctccatttctctctgtcctatccaacaacagtggcatctataacaacaacaataataaccacaaggacaacaaaggggaaaaaaaaagtcaaaaagatCCTCAGTggtggagcccaggccacaggctTGCTCTCTGCTACCActtgtgccagagctgagtagtgctctggtctctctcatctaaattaatcttttttttttttaaagattttacttactcATGAAgatgggaggaaagagagagaaccagacactgCTCAggcgcatgtgctgctggggattgaactcaggacctcatgcctgaacatccagggctttatccactgcgccacctcccagaccaccatctaaatagtatgcccccccccccactgactTGAGTCATATCCCCGGAATGGGACCAGGATGTGGCAAGTGAAATTGTAGGGCCGCAAACCACACCTCAGGGTGTTAGTTTCTTGGTTTATGTAACAAACCATAACTATTAATTGTAAGGAAGTTACTGTGTACTCGagctttactaaaaaaaaaaaaaaaagattcccatgcacaaggacataggttcaagcccgctacccccctgcagggggaagcttcaccagcattgAAGAAGGATCTccatttcccttctcaatttctctctatcctatcaaattcaatgaaaaaaaaaggctgcaggtAGAGAAGGGGTGTGGGATACTCACACTTGTCCATGGGGCAGGCCCACAGTGTTTCCAGGTCACCGTCCCACAGCTGCAAGACACACACAGTACCAAGCCCAGAGCTACCGCTGTTCTCAGTCTCCGAATGCCCAGCTCTCAccatgcaccccccacccccatccctgcacacacacacacacacacacacacacacacacacacacacacacgacaaatGCCAAGCTCGGCCCAGATGAAGACAGCCTTTCCCACTGCAGTGACGGCATATGATTTTGCAAacaacattcatgcctgaggctctgaggtcccaggtttaattgtcagcaccaccaccagccagagctgaacaggactcTGGCAATAGACAGGCAAAAGCTAAATGTTATGTCAATGGGACTATACTTCATGTGCAActttaagagaagagagagatggagggagggagggagggagggaaggaggaagagagagagagagagagagcgagggagcCTTCCTGCTGCCCCAGAGCCCATTGTCCAGCCCGTGTGGGTATGAAGGTCAGTTTCTagtaattggggcagcttggggaCAGGGCCTGTGCCTAacaccccccttctttctcttgtccccccaccccagccctgttcagctctggctggtggtggtgctaaggattgaacctgggaccttggagtttcaggcactaaagtctttttgcagaacatcAGGGAGTCTCTTCAGCCCTTACCTACCACTCTGACCTTGCTCAGGGCTGGATGCAAAGTCAGCACTGAGAGATGGTGGGTGCTGGCAGCCCCGAGGAGGCACCTCCCTGCCCAGGAAGGTACCGGGCCCAGGATGAGGCACCTACTCACCTTCAGACACTGCCCGGAATGCAGGTCCCGCAGCAACTGCTCTCCAAGGCGAGCTGCCCTCTGCCAAGCCAAGGGTGGGGTTGTCACCCCGAGTGCCACACCCAGGCCACCTCCCTGCTGGGTGCCAGGGGCGGGGGCCCGGGAGAGCCCGGGTCTGAGTCACCCCACATTCCAGACTGCAGCACGGAGAAGGGAACATTTCGAGGCCAGGCCTCAGATGGCAGGGCGTCCTCACCGTGGGGGCCCTGCTGAGCACTGGGGTGCAGCCACCTGGCTCCAGGGCGCAGAAGGACCGGTTCTCCCGGGCACCCTGCACCTCCAGGAGCAGCACGTCGTCCCTGGGGGGCCTCAGGGAGTCTGCAGAGGAGGGAGAGTCACCAGCAGCCCCCCCTTCACCTACAGGGTTCACCCCGAACCAAACCCAGCGCCCCTGGCCCCACTCACCGGCCCACAGACAATCCTGCAGCTGTAGCTTCTCTGCGCTGTGCACctgctccggggggggggggaaccacacTCAGCAGAGAGGAAAGCAAGGCCATGGAGGGGCTCGCTAGTGCAAGTGCCTTGTgcccgaggccctgggttcaagccctggcaccacataggattACCAGAATGACACTGGAGAGCTCCACTGATGGTAGAGCAGTCCTTTGGTGgccttcactctgtctctctctcctcttttgttttattgtattatttccaccagggttattactgggacttgatgTAAGCActataattccactgctcctagcagccatttttctccattttttttttcctttctgttttactttgatttgacagaagagagagaaattgagagagaagagggacacctacagatctgcttcaccactcatgaagcttctgccctgcaagtggggactggaggtttgaatccGGATCTCTGTGTATGGTGATACGTGCACTTAGCCAAGCGCAGcacctcccgcccccccccccccccccaggaaagaCTGAAGTGGATCTGGAGAGGCTGCTGAACAGTGCCACATATGTGCAAGGTCCTCAGTTCACTGCCTGGTGCcatgttaaaaaagaagaaaaagaaaaaaaaaaaaaggagcccatggggccgggcaggggcagactcagtagagtgtacatcatgtggaaggacctgggttcaagcccccagtccccaccagcagggggtaatTTTCATGGTCAgtaaaaacagtgctgcaggtgtctctccctctctgtctcctgttccctctcaatttctctttctaaaacAGTCCTCCCCCCTGCCACCtcggatctctttctctccttaaaataaaatcaggtattaaagaaaaaaaataaagaaacaccccaggatgtggcacagtggataaagtattggactctaaagcatgaggtctcaaattcaattcTAGGCATTGAATGTACCCCACTgaagctctgcttctctctctctctctctctctttctctctttcttataaattagtaaatatttaaataaaattttaaaagtcagaagGAAGACCAGGCTTGCGGGAGTCAGCAGTATCAGGGAGTCAGAGCTCGGGAGCTGAGCCTgggcagacctgggttcaaggctagGGGTGTTGAGGAGACCCCACACCAGCCTCCTTTCTCGCTTGACGCTGTGGCCCGAGCCTCCCTTCGCCTCCTGCCTTTCCCACAGAATTCTGGGAGAGGCCACTGCGCTGCACAGCTGGCCATCCGCCCCTCTCCGCAAGGACTCCAGCTCTGCAAGGACCGCAGTCCTTTCTCTTTCACATTGtcactatggtggtgggaatgaactTGGGGTCTTGTGCAGGGGTGAAACCACTGAACAGCCTCTCCAGCCcttttccatttaaaattttttttattatctctatttatttgataaagacagtcagaaattgaggggaagggtgagacagagagggacaaagagacagagagatagctgcagcactgcttcgccatttgaaaagctttcctcctgcgggtggggactggaagctcaaacccgggttgtTGCGCATTGTGACGtgcacattcaaccaggtgcaccaccactcagaccccttttccattttctaaacatttatttgttaacatgaggggaaaaggagagaaagaaagtgtatgtgtggggggggaaccagagcattgttctgtggggactgaactagggacctcataatTAAAGCCCTGCGCTCTAACCATTGCACCACCCAGGctgcccctttttatttttttcacttaaaaaagaattcttgagagagaaagaggcatgaCAGCACCACTCCCAACCTCCACAGACCGCTGCCCACCCTGGTGCTATTCTCAGTGCTTCTTTGTGATGTCAGGGCCCTCCCCCAGGGCCCCACACAGCaaggtgtgtgctttacctgctgagccatctcccggaAGCAGTGCCCAGCACACAGATGCCCACTGAACGCCGACTGATGGGGGCTGCACCAATCACCCCCTGAGGCTGTGTGGCTCCCCTGCTAGGGCCTGGAGCTTGGGAACTGGTCACAGCACCACTGCTCAATGTTTACTGAGCGCTGGGCTTGTGCCAGCCCTGTGCGCTAAACTAACTCTCAGCAACACGCCCCACTTCCTGAACAGATGGGGGAGCAGTAACTTATTCACTTTCCTGTGCAGGCTCAGTAGTGGAACCCCAAAAGAAAGCCTCTGCCCAGAAGACGCCAGGGGACCCCAGGGCAAAGGGGGGCAGAGGAAGGTGACTTATCTGGGCGTCTGCTGGGGCTGCTCCGGACGCCCCTTCCTACCTGGACACAGAGGTTGGGGTGACCGTTCAGCAGGGGGAACTCAAGGGCTTTCTGTGGAAAGGGGGTCACGGGGGTCAGGAGTGCTGGCCTCCAGGGCCCCCTCCCCCGACAGGCATCCCCTTGCTTACATTTACAGTGACGTTCTCCCTGGGCAGCAGCGGGGTCAGCGGCTGGCAGGTGTCCCCACCTGGGGGCTGCCAACAAAGCGAGGCCTCGGCGGGCATCGGGCAACGGGCCTCCAGCCGCCAGCTCTGAGGGGGTAGCAGCCGCAGCCGGGCACCGTGCCAGAGGTTCCGGTGGGCGCGGGGGTCTGTGGGGACAGCGGGGTCATGGCATGTCCTGAACCTCTGCAGGTCCCTATCCCAGCCCCCCACTTGTCTCTCACCTTCCCTGAAGGGACACAAGCTGGTCCTCACAGAGTCAGGCTCCAGAGGCCACACCTGGAAGGAAACAGGCCCGAGCGTCACTCTGGCTAAGGAGGCACCAGTGGCCCGGTTGGCACCCTGCCTGCTGCACCCCCTTCTgggatgcccaggtgtctgtatattttggagaggaaaagagagacagcagagagaaggagagacaccaacgTCCAGGATGCTCCCACATGATGCCAGGGGTGGGAGCCAGGGAAGATGTGTTCTTCTTGCCCTGAGAACCCTCTCCTGACCccacctccttttctttctttctttctttctttctttctttctttctttctttctttctttccttccttccttccttccttccttcatttatttctcttttttttaaatatacttatttatttatttattcccttttgttgcccttgttttattgttgtagtgattattgttgttggataggacagagagaaatggagagaggaggggaagacagagagggggagagaaagacagacacctgcagacctgcttcaccgcctgtgaagcgactcccctgcaggtggggagccgggggctcaaactgagatctttacgccggtccctgcgccacctgtgcttaatccgctgtgctactgcccgactccctctttctttctttttaaaaagattttctctATTTCTGAAGAAGatagcagagacagagaaagaaccagacattactctggtacatttgctgctggggattgaactcaggacttcatgtttgagagcccacTGCACCATCTCTAGGACCACCTctactttcttttaattaaaaaaaattttttttaattttaatattttattagtgacttacaaaattatgagataacagaggcataattccacactgttttcaccttattccctccactggaaactgcagtgattgtcccaagatcacaggtacaggttgattattatttctgtacacaaacatacacacacacacacacacacacacacacacacacacacacacacacacctacatttttttctatggtcctgccttttaaaaatcatctttattaatttatttattggatagaaacagaaatcaagagagaagggggaaatggagaggcagagagacagagagacacctgcagcactgcttcacacttgcaaagatttccccctgcaggtgggacgtgGGCTTGAACCAAGTTCTTGCAtgttggaacatgtgtgctcaaccacgtatgccaccacccagtcccctcttcctttcttagtcacatctacatctattactacttccaagtgtccttttttcctcttttctctccaggtcctgatggaactggggttcagattCCTCTCCTGGCCCCATTTTCCATAAATGTATCAACTTGTTCCTTCATCCAGAAAGCATGACCCAGGCATGGGAGtttctggagatcaaactcaggacctcatgcctgccaGTCTTGTGCTCTGCCTCGGAGCCACCTCTCTGGCTGAGActgtttaagattttttttttaaatgaagggtgCCAGGaggccagtagagtgcacatgttacaatgtgcaaggacccggttcaagtccctggtccccacctgcaggggcgaagttTCACAATGGTGGTGGGGCAGAGTTGCAGgagtctccctctcttcctctttctcaatttctctctgtttctatccaaaataaataagtaagtaaataaataaataaataaaattctttttcaaaaaatggAGCTGCCcagaagatggtgcagtggataaagtgttagaacCTTAagcttgaagtcctgagttcagtctgtgGGAACACGTATActggagtgaagctctggttctctttccctcataattaactaactaactaaaaggAGCGTTTAGAGAatcagggcagtagcgcagcaggttaagcacacatggcgcaaagtgcaaggactgatgtaaggaacccagtttgaacccccggctccccacctgcaggggagtcgcttcacaggcgatgaagcaggtctgcaggtgtctctctttctctccccctctttgtcttcccctcctctctccatttctctctgtcctatccaacaacaatgacaacaataacaacaacaataattactacaacaataaagcaaaggcaacgaaagggaaaataaatataaaaacatttaaaaaactaaaaaaattaataaaaggagTGTTTAATTCAAATGTACAGCTGCATATTCTGAAATGCTGTTACCAAACTCTTCCTTGTTACATAtgtgcaaaatattttcaaaaactatggggggattaatggtttacaatcaacagtcaatacagttgttggtacatgtgtacaaggacccagttttcagcaaaacactctcaccccccacctaggtcctcctccaccatcatacaccaggacctgtaAGCCCCACcaccctgagtcctttactttggttcaatccACCaagtacaaaatatttttaaaaacatacattatgggggccgggcagtagcgcactgggttaagcacgctTAGTGTGAAgcgaaaggatctgggtttgagcccctggctccccacacgcaaggtgctttgcaagcagtgaagcaggtctgcagatgtctatctttctctctccctctctacctccccctcctgtcaatttctctttgtcctatccaacaacaataacagcaacaacaatggaaaaaaatggcctccaggagcagccgattcgtagtgtaggcaccaagccccagcaataattctggaggcgagagacagagagaaagagagagagagaggattcctGCAACTCTgccccaccacctgtgaagctttccccctacaggtggggacaggggcttgaacctaggtccttgcacactgtatgtaacatgtgcattaaccaggtgtgccaccacccagcccccaatgggGTATCTCTTACTGTCATAGgaggtatgtgtatgtgtgtatgtgtgtgtgtgtgtgtgtgtgtgtgagagagagagagagagagagagagagagaaagagagagagaaagagagagagacagagagaactgaaatAGACCGCAGCACTAGATGTTCCTTCaaagtggtgggggctgggttcagacctgggtggcaaacatggcaaagcagcgcaccacCCATGTGAGCTCTCAGGTCCGCCTCACAAACTAGAAAGCACCACGTGTCCTGGCACTGTGGCCAGGCCGAGGGGCACCCACTAATCAGACTCTGGCCACCTTGCTGGAAAGCTCTGCCAGGCCCTGCACCAGGCGCCAGGGCTGGTCTCTGAGCAGATCTGGAGCTGCCACCATCCACCCGCCCTGTGCCAGGTGCCCAGGGAGCCCCTCGTTTACTCAGCAAGCCTGAGACTGAGAGTCCCCACCATGGGGTGCACCAGTGCTTGGCAACGGACTGCGTTCCCGCAGCGACACTTCCTGAGCACCTGCTGTGTGGTGTCCGCAagctgggctgtggggctgcgggtaGGAGTGGGTTGCTGCAGGACTGGGGTGGGTTTGATCTCTGTGGCCACGGGCTCTTGGTCATGTGTGATTGTGTTGCTTCCGGATtgacttattttcttcctttaaaaatttcagatagaga from the Erinaceus europaeus chromosome 21, mEriEur2.1, whole genome shotgun sequence genome contains:
- the IL17RC gene encoding interleukin-17 receptor C isoform X8 gives rise to the protein MPVPWFLLSLALGRSPAVLSLERLSGTQDTVHCSPGLSCHLWDGDLLCVPGSLMPAPGPVLVPARLQTELVLRCYQEQDCDLCLRVAIHLAVHGLPEGPDQDLYGTDAELKPEENGSLQAQVVLYFRAYAASRCVLMEVQVPAALVHPGRPAGSVVFECLEVALGAEVRIWAYTQPRYQKELNLTQQLPDCRSLEVRDSIENCKALPWLDVATDGEDVLLHVDISEGQRVGLSLYWNQSQGPTRPWWHQNLVWPLEPDSVRTSLCPFREDPRAHRNLWHGARLRLLPPQSWRLEARCPMPAEASLCWQPPGGDTCQPLTPLLPRENVTVNKALEFPLLNGHPNLCVQVHSAEKLQLQDCLWADSLRPPRDDVLLLEVQGARENRSFCALEPGGCTPVLSRAPTRAARLGEQLLRDLHSGQCLKLWDGDLETLWACPMDKYMHQRWVLLWLAGLLLAAVLFLLLLLQKGRVKGWLRLLQEDIRAGAAARGRRALLLHAADDAAFERLVGALASALGRLPLRVAVDLWSGRELGALGPAAWVHAQRRLAMQEGGVVVLLFSPAAAALCREWLQDGAPGAHGPPGTHDAFAASLSCVLPDFLQGRAAGRYVSACFDGLLPPAAVPAPLHAAPLFSLPAQLPEFLGALQGRDAPGPARLRESARQVARALRPALERCSRPPPDPSPAAPADPE
- the IL17RC gene encoding interleukin-17 receptor C isoform X10 translates to MPAPGPVLVPARLQTELVLRCYQEQDCDLCLRVAIHLAVHGLPEGPDQDLYGTDAELKPEENGSLQAQVVLYFRAYAASRCVLMEVQVPAALVHPGRPAGSVVFECLEVALGAEVRIWAYTQPRYQKELNLTQQLPDCRSLEVRDSIENCKALPWLDVATDGEDVLLHVDISEGQRVGLSLYWNQSQGPTRPWWHQNLTGPQTISLNHTDLVPCLCVQTPGHPRRGCSRQGANRATGASLARVTLGPVSFQVWPLEPDSVRTSLCPFREDPRAHRNLWHGARLRLLPPQSWRLEARCPMPAEASLCWQPPGGDTCQPLTPLLPRENVTVNKALEFPLLNGHPNLCVQVHSAEKLQLQDCLWADSLRPPRDDVLLLEVQGARENRSFCALEPGGCTPVLSRAPTRAARLGEQLLRDLHSGQCLKLWDGDLETLWACPMDKYMHQRWVLLWLAGLLLAAVLFLLLLLQKGRVKGWLRLLQEDIRAGAAARGRRALLLHAADDAAFERLVGALASALGRLPLRVAVDLWSGRELGALGPAAWVHAQRRLAMQEGGVVVLLFSPAAAALCREWLQDGAPGAHGPPGTHDAFAASLSCVLPDFLQGRAAGRYVSACFDGLLPPAAVPAPLHAAPLFSLPAQLPEFLGALQGRDAPGPARLRESARQVARALRPALERCSRPPPDPSPAAPADPE